In the genome of Xanthobacteraceae bacterium, one region contains:
- a CDS encoding CBS domain-containing protein: MADRTSATPLLALDAVVLDTETTSLDPRVARIVEVGAVRLAAGRLQEDTAFRSLVNPGIPIPPVSTSVHGIDDAKVASAPDYASLWPRLSDFMDGAVLIGHSIGYDLAIMAREAERAKIPFSRPRTLDVRLLAQIVEPALAGYSLDNLAVWLGVDAKDRHSAYGDALTAARIFVALVPKLREGNIRTLAEAEAACGKLTTALEEQHRAGWVEPVLSPARLDAERVLARLDAYPYRHRVRELMSSPPMYVSGSAVLQEALKILTDRRISSLFVTPPGKNPGEGPFAQSESGIITERDILRAICRDGTGVLEKPAGNIASRPLACVLADAFVYRAIGRMDRLSVRHLGVVDETGTVVGALTARDLLRLRARDAVTLGDEIEEARDVHELGQAWSTLPSVARGLMDEGIEARDIAAIISRELGALTRRAGQIAEMRMREAGRGDPPVPYALLVLGSAGRGESLLAMDQDNAIVFAQGEPDGPEDKWFAELGTHVADILHDVGVPYCTGGVMAKNAQWRGSVETWRKRVQDWIVRSDPEDLLAVDIFFDFRAVHGSGALAVELWRDAYRFAEGQTGFAKLLAEAGGNFSPPLGWFGFRTENGRMDLKKGGLFVIVSTARVLAIFYGIPEHSTKARIESVRAKVASSTGGLDAMIEAQRVILAAILDQQLADMAAGRPPSNKVDPKRLSAPMQAKLKEVLGSIGNTGEMLRDYLTAGPI, from the coding sequence ATGGCCGACCGCACCAGCGCAACACCGCTCCTCGCGCTCGATGCCGTCGTTCTCGACACGGAAACAACCAGTCTCGACCCGCGCGTGGCCCGCATTGTCGAGGTCGGCGCGGTGCGGCTTGCCGCGGGCAGGTTGCAGGAGGACACGGCGTTCAGGTCGCTGGTCAATCCCGGCATCCCGATCCCGCCGGTTTCGACAAGCGTTCACGGCATCGACGACGCGAAAGTGGCATCCGCTCCCGATTACGCATCGCTGTGGCCGCGGCTGAGCGATTTCATGGATGGCGCGGTGCTGATCGGCCATTCCATCGGCTACGACCTTGCGATCATGGCGCGCGAGGCCGAGCGCGCGAAAATTCCGTTCTCCCGCCCGCGTACGCTCGATGTACGTTTGCTCGCGCAGATCGTCGAGCCGGCGCTGGCCGGTTACTCGCTCGACAATCTCGCGGTCTGGCTCGGCGTGGATGCGAAGGACCGCCACTCCGCCTACGGCGATGCACTGACGGCGGCCCGCATTTTCGTGGCGCTGGTGCCGAAACTTCGCGAAGGCAACATCCGCACGCTGGCGGAAGCCGAAGCTGCCTGCGGCAAGCTCACGACCGCGCTAGAGGAACAGCATCGCGCGGGCTGGGTCGAGCCGGTGCTCTCGCCCGCGCGGCTGGATGCGGAGCGCGTGCTCGCGCGCCTCGACGCTTATCCCTATCGCCATCGCGTGCGCGAATTGATGTCGTCGCCGCCGATGTATGTCTCCGGCAGCGCGGTGTTGCAGGAAGCGCTGAAGATCCTGACCGACCGGCGGATCAGTTCGCTGTTCGTGACGCCTCCCGGAAAGAATCCCGGCGAGGGACCGTTCGCGCAATCCGAAAGCGGCATCATCACCGAGCGCGATATTCTACGCGCGATATGCCGGGACGGGACCGGCGTGCTGGAAAAGCCTGCCGGAAATATCGCAAGCCGTCCGCTCGCCTGTGTGCTGGCCGACGCATTTGTTTATCGCGCGATCGGCCGCATGGATCGCCTTTCCGTGCGCCACCTCGGCGTGGTGGACGAGACTGGCACCGTCGTCGGCGCGTTGACTGCGCGCGATCTTCTGCGGCTGCGCGCGCGCGATGCGGTGACGCTCGGCGATGAGATCGAGGAGGCGAGGGACGTACACGAACTCGGTCAGGCGTGGTCCACGCTGCCGTCGGTTGCGCGCGGCCTGATGGATGAGGGAATCGAAGCGCGCGACATCGCCGCGATCATTTCGCGCGAACTCGGCGCGCTAACGCGGCGCGCCGGGCAGATCGCGGAAATGCGCATGCGCGAAGCGGGCCGCGGCGATCCGCCCGTGCCTTATGCGTTGCTGGTGCTTGGCTCGGCAGGGCGTGGCGAAAGCCTGCTGGCGATGGATCAGGACAACGCCATCGTATTTGCGCAGGGCGAACCGGACGGCCCGGAAGACAAGTGGTTCGCGGAACTCGGTACCCATGTCGCCGACATTCTTCATGACGTCGGCGTGCCGTATTGCACGGGCGGCGTGATGGCGAAGAACGCGCAATGGCGCGGCAGCGTAGAGACGTGGCGCAAGCGCGTGCAGGACTGGATCGTGCGTTCCGATCCGGAAGACCTGCTGGCGGTAGATATATTCTTCGATTTCCGCGCGGTGCATGGTTCCGGCGCACTGGCGGTGGAGTTGTGGCGCGACGCATATCGCTTCGCCGAGGGGCAAACGGGTTTCGCGAAACTGCTTGCCGAGGCGGGCGGCAATTTCAGTCCGCCGCTCGGCTGGTTCGGGTTCCGCACCGAGAACGGCCGCATGGACCTGAAAAAAGGCGGGCTGTTCGTTATTGTCTCGACCGCGCGCGTCCTTGCGATTTTTTACGGCATCCCGGAACATTCCACGAAGGCCCGTATCGAAAGCGTGCGCGCGAAGGTGGCATCTTCCACGGGCGGCCTCGATGCAATGATCGAGGCGCAGCGTGTGATTCTCGCCGCGATCCTCGATCAGCAGCTTGCCGACATGGCCGCCGGGCGTCCGCCCTCGAATAAGGTCGACCCGAAGCGGCTTTCCGCGCCTATGCAGGCAAAGCTGAAAGAAGTGCTAGGCTCCATCGGCAATACCGGTGAAATGCTTCGCGACTACCTGACCGCGGGGCCAATCTGA
- a CDS encoding DUF4212 domain-containing protein, producing the protein MAPADTKANQEAHWAATTRLMWTHLALWLFFGYIVHFFVKQLNAITLPVLQFPLGFYMAAQGSLIAFVVMLFFFAKQQDKIDRDHGYAED; encoded by the coding sequence ATGGCTCCCGCAGATACAAAAGCCAACCAGGAGGCACATTGGGCCGCTACCACGCGGCTGATGTGGACTCATCTCGCGTTGTGGCTGTTCTTTGGCTACATCGTCCACTTCTTCGTAAAGCAACTTAACGCCATCACCCTTCCGGTGCTGCAGTTCCCGCTCGGCTTCTACATGGCCGCGCAGGGTTCGCTGATCGCGTTCGTCGTCATGCTGTTCTTCTTCGCGAAGCAGCAGGACAAGATCGACCGCGACCATGGCTACGCTGAAGACTAA
- a CDS encoding PAS-domain containing protein, translated as MLQGWVVVLIALGYIGFLFAVASYGDRGRPQWAVRGARPIIYPLSLAVYCTSWTFFGSVGLSSRQGLDFLTIYLGPMLMIGLCYPFILKILRLAKSQNITSIADFIAARYGKNQAVAAIVTLVAVIGAVPYIALQLKAVSASLLTMLGQSQTTAGHDIPIVGDLAILVTLTMALFAILFGTRHIDATEHQEGLMLAIATESLIKLIAFLIVGVYVTFFLFAGPLDLISRANLQTDVLPTFTKWPDPATWLTMTTLSFLCIVLLPRQFHVTVVENNGPNEIRRAAWLFPFYLILINLFVVPIAIAGLTVFPRGSVDSDMYLLALPLNAQSGWIAMIAFIGGLSAATAMVIVESVAVAIMVSNDLVVPALLRWRGRDSNPESRADMGAVLLRARRIAIFAVLCLAYFYYRFAGEAQLAQIGLLSFAAVAQFGPAFFGGMFWRRATAMGAIAGITGGVMIWAFTLLLPSFVESGFVDRKTLDSGLFGLQFLRPQALFGLSGLAPLTHGVLWSLGVNIILFVLVSWLTRPAPIERLQANVFVPSNLTPMAPSFMLWRSTVTVEELLATVARYLGEERARTSFESFAETRGLSLEPKREADVHLLRYAEHLLASAIGAASSRLVLSLLLRKRTVSTKAALKLLDDASEAIQYNREILQTALDHVRQGIAVFDKQMQLVTWNRYFGEMLELPPDLVRVGARLDEILYRLAERGDFGTGTIDAILQDRLERYGRRTDIFHERLSKRGIVVEVRTNRMPDGGIVVTYTDITPSFEAAEALERRVKERTEELTRLNHELARAKAEADEANISKTRFLAAASHDILQPLNAARLYATSLVEREKGRDEAKLAGNVDASLEAVEEILGALLDISRLDTGAMQPEFTNFRINDLFSQLNVEFAPLAAEKGLQLFFIPSSLNIRSDRRLLRRLLQNLVSNAIKYTSKGRVLVGCRRLKGEVRIEVHDTGLGIPASQQKVIFREFQRLDRGARAARGLGLGLSIVERIGRVLGHKITLRSKSRKGSCFTVQVPTVALGVATERVAATPAPIAPLEGIVALCIDNEPQILDGMRILLTGWGCHVLTAGELQGAQELIQRGGQRPDVLLVDYHLDHGNGIDAVAALRETLGADMPAALITADRTPKVRDEARDRNIHVLNKPLRPGALRAFLAQWRVTRPAAE; from the coding sequence ATGCTGCAAGGTTGGGTCGTCGTCCTCATCGCGCTCGGCTACATCGGCTTCCTGTTTGCCGTGGCGAGCTACGGCGACCGTGGCAGGCCGCAATGGGCGGTTCGCGGCGCGCGCCCGATCATCTATCCGCTCTCGCTCGCGGTCTATTGCACTTCGTGGACCTTCTTCGGCTCGGTAGGTCTCTCTTCGCGGCAGGGGCTGGACTTCCTGACCATCTATCTCGGCCCGATGCTGATGATCGGACTGTGCTATCCGTTCATCCTCAAGATCCTCCGGCTCGCGAAATCGCAGAACATCACCTCGATCGCGGATTTCATTGCCGCGCGTTACGGGAAGAACCAGGCGGTCGCAGCCATCGTGACGCTGGTCGCGGTGATCGGTGCGGTGCCCTATATCGCGCTTCAGCTGAAAGCGGTGTCGGCCTCGCTCCTGACCATGCTCGGCCAGTCGCAGACAACCGCAGGACACGACATTCCCATCGTGGGCGACCTCGCCATTCTCGTGACGCTGACGATGGCGCTATTTGCGATCCTGTTCGGTACGCGCCACATCGACGCCACCGAGCATCAGGAAGGATTGATGCTGGCGATTGCCACGGAGTCGCTGATCAAGCTGATCGCATTCCTGATCGTAGGCGTTTACGTCACTTTCTTCCTGTTCGCGGGTCCGCTCGACCTGATTTCGCGCGCAAACCTGCAAACCGACGTGCTGCCGACATTCACCAAGTGGCCCGACCCGGCCACATGGCTGACGATGACCACGCTGTCGTTTCTCTGCATCGTGCTGCTGCCCCGGCAGTTTCACGTCACGGTGGTCGAGAACAACGGTCCCAACGAAATCCGCCGCGCGGCGTGGCTGTTTCCGTTCTACCTCATTCTCATCAACCTGTTCGTCGTGCCGATCGCCATTGCCGGTCTCACAGTATTCCCGCGCGGCTCGGTAGACAGCGACATGTACCTGCTTGCGCTGCCGCTGAATGCGCAGAGCGGGTGGATCGCAATGATCGCCTTCATCGGCGGGCTGTCGGCGGCAACCGCGATGGTGATCGTCGAGAGCGTCGCGGTTGCGATCATGGTGTCGAACGATCTCGTCGTACCCGCGCTGCTGCGCTGGCGCGGCCGTGATTCCAATCCGGAATCGCGTGCCGACATGGGCGCGGTGCTGTTGCGGGCGCGGCGCATCGCCATCTTCGCGGTGCTGTGCCTCGCCTATTTCTATTACCGTTTCGCGGGCGAAGCGCAGCTTGCGCAGATCGGCCTGCTTTCCTTCGCGGCCGTCGCGCAGTTCGGGCCGGCCTTCTTCGGCGGCATGTTCTGGCGCCGCGCTACGGCGATGGGCGCAATCGCGGGCATCACCGGCGGGGTGATGATCTGGGCGTTCACGCTTCTGCTGCCAAGCTTCGTCGAATCCGGCTTCGTGGACCGCAAAACCCTCGATAGCGGCTTGTTCGGCCTTCAGTTTCTGCGACCGCAGGCGCTGTTCGGGCTGAGCGGCCTCGCGCCGCTTACCCATGGCGTGCTGTGGAGCCTCGGCGTCAACATCATCCTGTTCGTGCTGGTCTCGTGGCTTACGCGGCCGGCACCGATCGAGCGGCTCCAAGCCAACGTTTTCGTGCCCTCGAACCTGACGCCAATGGCGCCGAGCTTCATGCTGTGGCGCTCTACCGTAACCGTCGAGGAGCTGCTCGCGACTGTGGCACGCTATCTCGGCGAGGAGCGGGCGCGCACATCCTTCGAGAGTTTCGCGGAAACGCGCGGCCTGTCGCTGGAGCCGAAGCGCGAAGCGGACGTGCACCTGTTGCGCTACGCCGAGCATCTGCTCGCTTCCGCAATCGGCGCCGCATCGTCGCGGCTCGTGCTCTCGCTGTTGCTGCGCAAGCGCACGGTTTCGACCAAGGCGGCGCTGAAGCTGCTCGACGACGCCTCCGAAGCAATCCAGTACAACCGCGAAATCCTGCAAACCGCGCTCGACCATGTCCGCCAGGGCATCGCGGTGTTCGACAAGCAGATGCAGCTCGTCACATGGAACCGCTACTTCGGCGAGATGCTGGAACTGCCGCCCGATCTCGTTCGCGTCGGCGCGCGGCTCGACGAAATCCTCTACCGTCTCGCCGAGCGCGGAGATTTCGGCACCGGCACCATCGACGCGATCCTGCAAGACCGGCTGGAGCGTTACGGCAGGCGGACGGATATCTTCCACGAACGATTGTCTAAACGCGGCATCGTCGTCGAAGTGCGGACGAACCGGATGCCCGACGGCGGCATCGTCGTAACCTATACCGACATCACACCGTCGTTCGAAGCCGCGGAAGCGCTGGAACGCCGCGTGAAAGAGCGCACCGAGGAGCTTACGCGTCTTAACCACGAACTCGCCCGCGCAAAGGCCGAAGCCGACGAAGCGAACATCTCGAAGACGCGCTTCCTCGCCGCCGCCAGTCACGACATTCTCCAGCCGTTGAACGCGGCGCGGCTCTACGCGACCAGTCTGGTCGAACGAGAAAAAGGCCGGGATGAAGCGAAGCTCGCGGGCAACGTCGACGCCTCGCTCGAAGCGGTCGAGGAAATTCTCGGCGCGTTGCTCGATATCTCCAGACTCGACACCGGCGCGATGCAGCCGGAGTTCACGAATTTCCGCATCAACGACCTGTTCAGCCAGTTGAATGTCGAGTTCGCCCCGCTCGCGGCCGAAAAGGGCTTGCAGCTTTTCTTCATTCCCTCGTCGCTGAATATCCGCTCCGACCGGCGGCTATTGCGGCGCCTGCTGCAAAACCTCGTATCGAACGCGATCAAATATACGTCCAAGGGCCGCGTCCTTGTCGGCTGCCGCCGCCTGAAGGGCGAAGTGCGAATCGAGGTGCACGATACCGGCCTCGGCATACCCGCTTCCCAGCAGAAGGTAATCTTCCGCGAATTCCAGCGACTCGACCGTGGCGCGCGTGCCGCGCGCGGCCTCGGCCTCGGTTTGTCCATCGTCGAGCGCATCGGCCGCGTGCTCGGTCACAAGATCACGCTACGCTCGAAATCGCGCAAAGGCTCGTGTTTCACGGTGCAGGTGCCGACCGTCGCGCTCGGTGTTGCCACCGAGAGAGTCGCGGCGACCCCTGCGCCGATCGCGCCGCTCGAAGGCATCGTCGCGCTTTGCATCGACAACGAACCGCAGATTCTGGACGGCATGCGCATCCTGCTGACGGGATGGGGCTGCCACGTCCTTACCGCCGGAGAACTGCAGGGCGCGCAGGAATTGATTCAACGCGGCGGTCAGCGTCCGGATGTGCTGCTCGTCGATTATCACCTCGATCACGGCAACGGCATCGATGCGGTCGCGGCGCTTCGCGAAACGCTCGGAGCAGACATGCCGGCCGCGCTGATTACCGCCGACCGCACGCCGAAGGTCCGCGACGAAGCGCGCGACCGCAACATCCATGTCCTGAACAAGCCGCTCCGCCCCGGCGCCCTGCGCGCGTTCCTCGCGCAGTGGAGAGTGACGCGGCCGGCGGCGGAGTAG
- the mscL gene encoding large conductance mechanosensitive channel protein MscL, translating to MWEEFKKFALKGNVVDLAVAVIIGAAFGKIVESVVADLFMPIVGAVLGGLDFSNYFLALSSNVNAPSLVEAKKQGAVLAYGSFLTIVINFAIIAAILFIVVKAINRLKAKEAAKPEPEAPPSKEVQLLTEIRDALVKK from the coding sequence ATGTGGGAAGAGTTCAAAAAGTTCGCATTGAAAGGCAACGTGGTCGATCTCGCAGTAGCGGTCATCATCGGTGCCGCCTTCGGCAAGATCGTCGAATCCGTGGTGGCAGATCTGTTCATGCCGATCGTCGGCGCGGTGCTCGGCGGCCTCGACTTCTCGAATTATTTCCTCGCGCTTTCGAGCAATGTGAACGCACCGTCGCTCGTCGAGGCGAAGAAGCAGGGCGCCGTGCTTGCTTACGGCAGCTTCCTGACCATCGTCATCAACTTCGCGATCATCGCGGCGATCCTCTTCATCGTCGTGAAGGCGATCAATCGCCTGAAAGCGAAGGAAGCCGCGAAGCCGGAGCCGGAAGCGCCGCCGTCCAAGGAAGTGCAGCTCCTCACCGAGATTCGCGATGCGCTTGTGAAGAAGTAA
- a CDS encoding VC_2705 family sodium/solute symporter: MAQSAASAAFYKQLGRMYGAYTGTFLAFIVLLAILEYMGVPNRVIGYLFVFFTIAVYAIIGIMTRTAEVSEYYVAGRRVPAFYNGMATGADWMSAASFVGMAGTLFLLGYDGLAWVLGWTGGYVLVSVLIGPYLRKFGAYTVPDFMSFRFGGNFARFLAVIVLVSCSFTYVTAQVFGTGIIASRFLGIQFEVAVFVGLLGILLCSMLGGMRAVTWTQIAQYIVLIVAYLTPIVILSARKYGVPIPQLTYGTALAEIAAREQQLVKDGLAVLCTAASCPAGSLKPHITPFMSYTPLNFFGIIACMMVGTASLPHILMRYFTTPTVREARQSVAWSLFFIFLLYFSAPAYAAFSKLEVYTNIIGRPLADIRPWMFTWGELGLIQICGKNAASLAAVADACKAIAGHPGVVRFADFAINTDVIVLSTPEIAGLPYVISGLVAAGGLAAALSTADGLLLAIANALSHDIYYKMLQPMKSNNRNITLGVILAAIVVLMYLVVGGTGWGGIAWKWWAIGGLAAILAAAYPFLQKANDTERRLVIARILLLLVAIAAASTAASRPSDILAMVGWAFSLAMAGNFPALVLGIWWKRATTAGAIAGIIAGFSLCIFYLVVTRYFPQLGVDYFGMTSMKNPVTGANVVDITKPIAATAAQRVGWFDLNNINCGLLGAPLGFIVMIVVSLMTPAPSKEMQALVDEIRKPRGKTIMEEKTS; this comes from the coding sequence ATGGCTCAGTCAGCAGCTTCAGCAGCATTCTACAAACAACTCGGACGCATGTACGGCGCCTATACGGGCACCTTCCTCGCGTTCATCGTCCTGCTCGCGATCCTCGAATACATGGGCGTGCCGAACCGCGTGATCGGCTACCTCTTCGTGTTCTTCACGATCGCGGTCTACGCCATCATCGGCATCATGACGCGAACGGCCGAAGTATCGGAATACTACGTCGCAGGACGCCGCGTTCCGGCCTTCTATAACGGCATGGCGACCGGCGCCGACTGGATGTCGGCGGCTTCGTTCGTCGGCATGGCCGGCACGCTCTTCCTGCTCGGCTATGACGGCCTGGCATGGGTGCTCGGCTGGACCGGCGGCTACGTGCTGGTGTCGGTCCTCATCGGCCCGTACCTGCGCAAGTTCGGCGCCTACACGGTTCCCGACTTCATGTCGTTCCGTTTCGGCGGCAACTTCGCCCGCTTCCTGGCCGTGATCGTGCTGGTCTCCTGCTCCTTCACCTACGTGACCGCGCAGGTCTTCGGCACGGGCATCATCGCTTCGCGCTTCCTGGGTATCCAGTTCGAAGTGGCAGTGTTCGTCGGCCTGCTTGGCATCCTGCTCTGCTCGATGCTCGGCGGCATGCGCGCGGTGACCTGGACGCAGATCGCCCAGTACATCGTGCTCATCGTCGCCTACCTGACGCCGATCGTGATCCTGTCGGCGCGCAAGTACGGCGTGCCGATTCCGCAGCTGACTTACGGTACCGCACTGGCGGAAATCGCGGCGCGCGAACAGCAACTGGTGAAAGACGGCCTTGCAGTCCTTTGTACGGCGGCAAGCTGTCCGGCGGGTTCCTTGAAACCGCACATCACGCCGTTCATGAGCTACACACCGCTCAACTTCTTCGGCATCATCGCCTGCATGATGGTCGGCACCGCTTCGCTGCCGCACATCCTGATGCGCTACTTCACGACGCCGACCGTTCGTGAAGCGCGCCAGTCGGTGGCCTGGTCGCTGTTCTTCATCTTCCTCCTGTACTTCTCGGCGCCGGCCTATGCGGCGTTCTCGAAGCTGGAGGTCTACACCAACATCATCGGACGTCCGCTCGCGGATATCCGTCCGTGGATGTTTACGTGGGGTGAACTCGGCCTGATCCAGATTTGCGGCAAGAACGCCGCAAGCCTTGCGGCTGTAGCCGACGCATGTAAAGCGATTGCTGGACATCCCGGTGTCGTCCGCTTTGCAGACTTCGCGATCAATACGGACGTGATCGTGCTTTCCACTCCGGAAATCGCGGGACTTCCCTACGTGATCTCGGGTCTGGTCGCCGCCGGCGGTCTTGCCGCCGCGCTCTCGACCGCGGACGGCCTGCTGCTCGCAATCGCCAACGCGCTGTCGCACGACATCTATTACAAGATGTTGCAGCCGATGAAGTCGAACAACCGGAACATCACGCTCGGCGTCATTCTCGCTGCCATCGTCGTGCTCATGTATCTGGTCGTCGGCGGAACCGGCTGGGGTGGCATCGCCTGGAAATGGTGGGCAATCGGCGGGCTGGCAGCCATTCTGGCGGCAGCCTACCCGTTCCTCCAGAAGGCGAACGATACCGAACGGCGACTCGTCATTGCCCGAATCCTCCTGCTGCTCGTCGCTATCGCGGCGGCATCCACGGCGGCTTCGCGTCCCTCGGACATTCTGGCGATGGTCGGCTGGGCGTTCTCGCTCGCTATGGCGGGTAACTTCCCGGCTCTCGTCCTCGGCATCTGGTGGAAACGTGCAACGACGGCAGGCGCGATTGCCGGCATCATCGCCGGCTTCTCGCTCTGCATCTTCTACCTGGTCGTGACGCGCTACTTCCCGCAGCTCGGCGTCGATTACTTCGGCATGACTTCGATGAAGAACCCGGTGACGGGTGCCAACGTCGTCGACATTACGAAGCCGATCGCAGCCACTGCTGCGCAGCGTGTCGGCTGGTTCGACCTGAACAACATCAACTGCGGTCTGTTGGGCGCTCCGCTCGGCTTCATCGTGATGATCGTTGTCAGCTTGATGACGCCGGCACCCTCGAAGGAAATGCAGGCTCTCGTCGACGAGATCCGCAAGCCTCGCGGCAAGACCATCATGGAAGAGAAGACCTCGTAA
- a CDS encoding response regulator transcription factor: protein MTQQVSSVAQGISKVDPSASYRFVIADDHPLFRGALKQAVGQQFSATKIFEAGGFEELQGLLEREGDMDLVLLDLSMPGVRGFSGLLYLRAQFPGVPVVIVSANEEPDVIRRCMEFGASGFVPKTLSVDVMRTAIHRVLDGGVWTPPDIDLTSTDDKETRDLVARLATLTPQQVRVLMMLSEGLLNKQIAFELAVSEATVKAHVSAILQKLNVESRTQAVIAASKIEAGQWPKSLN from the coding sequence ATGACACAGCAGGTTTCCTCGGTGGCGCAGGGTATTTCGAAGGTTGATCCCTCCGCGTCCTATCGCTTCGTGATTGCGGACGATCATCCGTTGTTCCGCGGCGCTCTGAAGCAAGCCGTTGGGCAGCAATTCAGCGCCACGAAAATTTTCGAGGCCGGCGGCTTCGAGGAACTGCAGGGTTTGCTCGAACGCGAAGGCGACATGGATCTCGTGCTGCTCGATTTGAGCATGCCGGGCGTGCGCGGCTTCTCCGGCCTGCTTTATTTGCGTGCGCAGTTTCCCGGCGTGCCGGTGGTGATCGTCTCCGCCAACGAAGAGCCGGATGTGATCCGCCGTTGCATGGAATTCGGCGCGAGCGGTTTCGTGCCGAAGACGCTCAGCGTCGATGTCATGCGCACGGCGATTCACAGGGTGCTCGACGGCGGCGTATGGACCCCGCCCGATATCGATCTCACGTCGACCGACGACAAGGAAACGCGCGATCTCGTCGCCCGGCTTGCAACGCTGACGCCGCAACAGGTGCGCGTATTGATGATGCTTTCCGAAGGCCTGCTGAACAAGCAGATTGCCTTCGAACTCGCGGTGTCGGAAGCGACCGTAAAAGCCCACGTCTCGGCAATTTTGCAGAAGCTCAACGTCGAAAGCCGCACGCAGGCCGTGATCGCCGCTTCCAAGATCGAAGCGGGCCAGTGGCCGAAATCGCTTAATTGA